The genomic DNA ATGAGTCGAGAACGGTTATCACGCGTTGCTGCGGCATTTTTCACAATTCCCGGCTAATTTTTGTCTGAATACTGTCTTTGGCGCGCAAAATTCAGACAAAACAAAACGGCCCGCAGGCCGTTTTCTCATAATCTGTACGCAACATACTGGAAAAGTTCCGCGTTGCAAATGCCTTTTCTACGCGATAGTGCCCGCGCCGCGACACGGCGGCGAAGCAAATACGGTATCCTGCAAACCTTCCCACTCTTTCCGCGTGTAAGTGTGTAGTGCCAGAGCATGTACGGTCGAGGCAAACTCCTCTGTTAGGGTGCCATAAATCATTCGGTGGCGATTAAGGAAACGCTCTCCGGTGAATCGATCGCTGACTAACACAACTTTAAAGTGGCTCTCAGAGCCTGCCGGTACGTTGTGGCGGTAGCTTTCATCGACAACTTCCAGGAACACAGGAGCAAACGCTGCCCTTAATTTTTCTTCGATTTGTTCACGCATCATCATGATATTACTCCTCCGACAACGTTAAGATGCCGCCTATCCCTTTAAATGTTAGCCGCTTTTACTGACTCCATTACACAAAGGCAACAAAAAATTAGCGTTCGCGCCATTTTATTTGTCAAGTAGATGAAGTTAACGTCTTTTACAATCCGTTCTCATCTGAAATCCTGGCGCAAACTGTCACGCGGTGCAGAAAAGCACCAACACGATGAAATTACATGCGTTGCCTACTTCCCCTGACCGTTGGCGATGTTATGATGACGGGAATTTTCAGTAAACAATGCGTTTGAGAACCCTAACATGTTAAAAAAAATCCTCTTCCCACTGGTAGCACTGTTTATGTTGGCCGGGTGCGCAACGCCGCCGACGACCGTTGACGTCTCACCGAAAATCACGCTGCCTTCCCAGGATCCTAGCCTGATGGGCGTCACCGTCAGCATCAACGGCGCCGATCAGCGCCAGGATCAGGCGCTGGCAAAAGTCACCCGTAACAACCAACTGGTCACCCTGACCGCTTCGCGCGACCTGCGCTTCCTGATGCAAGAAGTGCTGGAAAAACAAATGACCGCGCGCGGCTATATGATTGGCCCGAACGGCGCAGCAAACCTGCAGATCATCGTTAACCAGCTGTATGCTGACGTTTCTCAGGGTAACGTGCGTTACAACATCAATACCAAAGCCGATATCGCCATCATCGCGACCGCCGCTAACGGTAATAAGATGACCAAAAACTACCGTTCAAACTACTCTGTTGAAGGCGCGTTCCAGGCCTCTAACCAGAATATCGCCAATACCGTGGATAGCGTTCTGGGTGACACCATTGCCGATATGGCACAGGACACCGCCATTCACGATTTCATTAAACAAAACGCACGCTAATCCCGTCTCAGACCCGGCGCTTCGCCGGGTCTGAACGTATATACCTATGTCTGGTCACTATCTACGCATTTTTCAGCAACCCAAATCAGCCATTCTGCTGATTCTTGGCTTTGCCTCCGGCTTACCGCTTGCCCTGACCTCAGGGACGCTTCAGGCGTGGATGACGGTCGAGAATATCGATCTGAAAACCATCGGCTTTTTCTCGCTGGTCGGCCAGGCCTACGTCTTTAAGTTTCTGTGGTCGCCGGTGATGGACCGCTACACGCCGCCGTTCCTCGGCCGCCGTCGCGGCTGGCTGTTG from Klebsiella sp. WP3-W18-ESBL-02 includes the following:
- the bolA gene encoding transcriptional regulator BolA, translated to MMMREQIEEKLRAAFAPVFLEVVDESYRHNVPAGSESHFKVVLVSDRFTGERFLNRHRMIYGTLTEEFASTVHALALHTYTRKEWEGLQDTVFASPPCRGAGTIA
- a CDS encoding lipoprotein, producing MLKKILFPLVALFMLAGCATPPTTVDVSPKITLPSQDPSLMGVTVSINGADQRQDQALAKVTRNNQLVTLTASRDLRFLMQEVLEKQMTARGYMIGPNGAANLQIIVNQLYADVSQGNVRYNINTKADIAIIATAANGNKMTKNYRSNYSVEGAFQASNQNIANTVDSVLGDTIADMAQDTAIHDFIKQNAR